One Halobaculum roseum DNA segment encodes these proteins:
- a CDS encoding amidohydrolase family protein, whose translation MTDADADGLVVRGGTVHTQTDRGTIEGDVLVVDGEIAAVGDVEAPAGATEIDATGLEVTPGLIDAHSHAGMAEWGEPEDGDFNEGTSATTPHVNALDGFHPRDEELKGAFQNGVTTVSARMGSGNVIGGIICSMKTYGTVADRMFIREDGMKAAMGENPKRFHGEREGRQPSTRPGVAATLREELMATEDYVEAREHARENGEPFERDLGRENLARVLEGDLPLRVHAHRSDDIMTVFRIAEEFGIDALSIEHATEGHVVAEEFAERDVPAIVGPSLYSGAKYELRNITFETPGILHEAGVTVAIQTDAPVLPQQHLDVCVGLAVREGFPEEAALDAVTTNPADILGIGDRVGDLAEGTDADLVVWDGPFHEMDTRSRYVVVDGEVVFDRERDDVDPREEYAW comes from the coding sequence ATGACCGACGCAGACGCGGACGGGCTCGTCGTCCGGGGCGGGACCGTGCACACGCAGACCGACCGGGGAACGATCGAGGGCGATGTCCTCGTCGTCGACGGCGAGATCGCGGCCGTCGGCGACGTGGAGGCGCCGGCCGGGGCGACCGAGATCGACGCGACGGGGCTGGAGGTCACGCCCGGACTGATCGACGCCCACAGCCACGCGGGAATGGCCGAGTGGGGCGAACCGGAGGACGGCGACTTCAACGAGGGGACGAGCGCGACGACGCCGCACGTCAACGCGCTCGACGGCTTCCACCCGCGCGACGAGGAGCTGAAGGGGGCGTTCCAGAACGGCGTCACGACCGTCTCCGCCCGGATGGGCTCGGGCAACGTCATCGGCGGGATCATCTGCTCGATGAAGACGTACGGCACGGTCGCCGACCGGATGTTCATCAGGGAGGACGGCATGAAGGCCGCGATGGGCGAGAACCCCAAGCGCTTCCACGGAGAGCGCGAGGGCCGCCAGCCGTCGACGCGCCCGGGCGTCGCCGCCACCCTCCGCGAGGAGCTCATGGCGACCGAGGACTACGTCGAGGCCCGCGAGCACGCCCGCGAGAACGGCGAGCCGTTCGAACGCGACCTCGGCCGCGAGAACCTCGCTCGCGTGCTGGAGGGCGACCTGCCGCTGCGCGTCCACGCGCACCGCTCGGACGACATCATGACGGTGTTCCGCATCGCCGAGGAGTTCGGCATCGACGCGCTCTCGATCGAACACGCCACCGAGGGCCACGTCGTCGCCGAGGAGTTCGCCGAGCGCGACGTGCCCGCGATCGTCGGCCCGTCGCTGTATTCGGGCGCGAAGTACGAGCTCCGCAACATCACCTTCGAGACGCCCGGGATCCTCCACGAGGCGGGCGTCACCGTCGCGATCCAGACCGACGCGCCGGTGCTCCCCCAGCAGCACCTCGACGTGTGCGTCGGCCTCGCGGTCCGCGAGGGGTTCCCGGAGGAGGCGGCGCTGGACGCCGTGACGACGAACCCCGCCGACATCCTCGGGATCGGCGACCGCGTCGGCGACCTCGCCGAGGGAACCGACGCCGACTTGGTCGTGTGGGACGGCCCGTTCCACGAGATGGACACCCGCAGCCGGTACGTCGTCGTCGACGGCGAGGTCGTGTTCGACCGCGAGCGCGACGACGTGGACCCGCGCGAGGAGTACGCGTGGTGA
- a CDS encoding histidine kinase, whose translation MVLDAQYETLASGGSTDRRLAVIRRDGGTPLDSMLGRLFEDQPVSIATSDGSGPAGATGEDDVAVLVEDGEVVATSPLAALERAILLVNSDLYTTGTIGLADADLPAVLTGLADVPFRLRGYPLAHKEKLLLIAISRQIELRARRADGGELHSSFQRLSRIDDEVGTRRTYERLADSGVDVHVYGEPDWDPETELDVTAHGGYGDGYSDSWFVVFDPPAEATGAHSSPAGLLALEDDPRIWRGIWTYRPDAVAELAATIRREL comes from the coding sequence ATGGTACTCGACGCGCAGTACGAAACGCTCGCGTCCGGCGGCTCGACGGACAGGCGACTCGCGGTGATCCGTCGCGACGGCGGGACGCCGCTCGATTCGATGCTCGGACGACTGTTCGAGGACCAGCCGGTATCGATCGCCACGAGCGACGGGAGCGGGCCGGCGGGAGCGACCGGCGAGGACGACGTGGCGGTGCTGGTCGAGGACGGCGAGGTGGTGGCGACCTCGCCGCTCGCGGCGCTGGAGCGGGCGATCCTCTTGGTGAACTCCGACCTCTACACGACGGGGACCATCGGTCTGGCCGACGCCGACCTCCCCGCGGTGTTGACCGGCCTGGCGGACGTGCCGTTTCGCCTCCGCGGCTACCCGCTGGCGCACAAGGAGAAGCTCCTGCTCATCGCCATCAGCAGACAGATCGAGCTACGGGCTCGTCGCGCCGACGGCGGGGAACTCCACTCGTCGTTCCAGCGGCTCTCCCGCATCGACGACGAGGTGGGAACCCGGCGCACCTACGAGCGGCTCGCAGACTCGGGCGTGGACGTGCACGTCTACGGCGAACCGGACTGGGATCCCGAGACCGAACTCGACGTGACGGCCCACGGCGGCTACGGCGACGGCTACAGCGACTCGTGGTTCGTGGTGTTCGACCCGCCCGCCGAGGCGACGGGGGCGCACTCGTCGCCGGCCGGCCTGCTCGCGCTGGAGGACGACCCCCGGATCTGGCGCGGGATCTGGACGTATCGGCCCGACGCCGTCGCCGAGCTCGCGGCCACCATCCGCCGGGAGCTGTAG